DNA from Physeter macrocephalus isolate SW-GA unplaced genomic scaffold, ASM283717v5 random_712, whole genome shotgun sequence:
ATAGCTGAGATTTCTATTTTCTGTGTGTTCCTCCAAAGGATTATTCCAATTTTTGTCGTGGGTGTgtgcctctcctcttcctttaccAACCCAGCTACTATCTCATGGTTTATCTGCCCAGCGGGGTTCTGGAAGGCAAGATGACAAGATGACGAAAGGAGAGGGGCAAGGCTAGCACAGAACTGGGAGGAAGGGTGATTTAGACTGTGCTATGCGTAACAACTCTCAAGCCGTTAGGGATGACCCCTCAAAATCAAGAGGCTGATCTGTCAGCCTCCAAATCAACAGCAGAGGAATTCAAGCAGGAGAGTgttgggctgggggaggaaggtgtGTACCGATTAGCCAGCTGTGTGTGCAAACGTAGGGGCCCGCTTCAGCACCGACCAGGGATGCCTGGCTCCCCGGAGCAGGGCTTGTCCCTAGCCTTCTCTCCAAGAGATCTCGAAATATTTTTGGAGGGTAGGGGTACTGGAGGAGAAAGGTCTGGTCTGGAAGGAATCCTGGCCCGGGATATGACATATCCATCTTCACAGAAGTAAAGTAGGGACCCTGGACGCACCGCCGACCCTCAGGTTAGTCTGTCCCATGACCCGGAACAGCAGCTGGAGCCGCCTCTACGCCCTCTGCCCACGTGCCggacacaccccctccccacatgATTTTACCCGTCCCCCTCCCACCCGGGCTCCAATCACCAGCCCCCTCCCACGACCACCCCTCTCCGGATTACTGTGTCCCCTCTCCTAGCGTTCCCCCCAAAAAGCCATCAGCGTGTCAagcccccctccacccacccaccctcgtTCGGGGCCCAGCTCCCACAAGGGGTGGGAGACGAGGGTCCCCAAGGCGGACCGAGGGACCCacgagagggggaggggagctcagGGCCGTGCGCATGCGCTCCGGGCGCCGCGGTAGCCGGTCGCCCCTAGGCCCGGAGAGGGCCCCAGCCACCGCCGtcgtcccccgcccccccaccgccgCACATACACGCCGGCCCGGCCTCGGGCTCCGCGCAGGGAAGGATACTTAAAGCCAGCATCTTGGACTGGTAGTCGAAGGCTACCACCTCGCCCTGCAGCCGCTGCTCCTGGCACGTCCGGCACGACACCTGGCTCCCAACGCTGAAGTACTCGCCCGGAGGAGCCGCCATCTTGGGAGAGCAGCcgcggccggcggcggcggcggcagcagcgggcGAAAGCCGGGCCCCCAGTGAGCGCCGCGCCGCGACGCACGGGGCGTGCTGACGTCACACGCTAGGGCGTGGCCTGGACTGGGTGGGGCGGGAGCCTAGGTggatgaggagaaaagaagaaataaagaggaatgtGAATAATTACGTTTGTCCGGCTGCGCCCGGTCTGTAACAGGCTTGCAAGGTCCATTTTAGAAGTTAAAGATAAATGACCTACGTGGAatgaaaaggggagggaggagggaactgCAGTCTCCATTACGTGCACACCTTGACACAAGAGTTTGATGAATGAActctatattttacaaatgaggaatccGAGGCCCAGAAGACTTAACTAAACTTGCTCAAAACGATTACTCCTAACTACAAAGTGGTAGTGGAAAGAACATTGGCTGTAGAGTTAGCTAAAACGGAATCGGAATTCCACTGAGttatatgaccttgagcaaattactaaGCCTGATTCTTTTACTCCTTCTGTATTATCCCTGTTGAGCATCCAGCAACCCTTTGATGTAGGAATCAATATCCTCATTTTACGGAGGAAGAAACTCTTAGACTAAACTGTGTCCAGGGTCGCACAACTAGCAAGGATTCGGTCTACCTGTTTCCAAAGACAGTGCTATTTACTGCTATGCTATATTAGATAATACCTCACAGAGTAGTTAAGAGGAGCGGGAGATAATGAGATAATGTGTACAAATGCATGGCATGTAGTAGATCCTTAATAAATGGTAGTTCCTCCGTGATCACCCATCACTGTTGGAACTCAAGATGCTTCCCCATCTCCCATCTTGCCCTCTCCTCTAGAAAACCGGGCAAAGAGCCAGAATGAGGAGCAATGGTATTGACAAAGGGAGCCTTGGGGCAGGAGTTTTGGGGCCCCCATTATTGACTATCTAATACACGAAACAGTTTTCTTAACATGTAAGTACGATGCAGATGCATTTTCAAGCCCTACCATCACCAGTTGCCATCCCTAACCCACCTACCCTTCCACTAAAGAAATTCTAGAGCCTCATGTATGAGTAACGACAGGCAAAGAGAGGGAGGCAAAGGGCCAGTCCTGGCACTACTTAACCTGAACAAATTTCAAAAGTGTTTCCTTGCCTTGCAAGAGACATCAACTTCCTAAAGTTGGGCCCATATTAGTACAATCATTGTAATAGAAATAAACATACTGCTCCCTCATACTTGGGTTTTTCCAGAGAACTTTCACGTCCACCCCATAACAAGTCATACGTAACTGCCACTCCACCTTTTATATAACGTGATTATAGGTTCTCATAAACGactgccaggcactgttaggaaaagcttcctggaagaagtggaaAAATCTGAGACCTGAAAGACAAGCAGGGAAAGAGTGGCCATGTTCTAAGCAGAGGTAACTGCAGACGTCAGGACCCCTAAAAGGAGAAAGCTTGGTGATTTCAGGGAGCATAAAGTAGCTCAGAAATATCATGAAACAGAATGTGGAACTGGGCTGGTAACGGTTGTCTTGGCTAGAGGCCAAGCAAACTTTCAAAGACTAAGAAAATTTAGGCTTTTTCCTTGGGGCAATTGAAAAACATTTAGCAAGGGAGCGAAATGAGATTTGTATCCAGCTTCCTTTCCCCACACCTTTTTAATTAGTGAAATTAATCTCTTTCCAAGAAGAACCCAAATTTACATTCTCATTTTCACCCCTCAAAAACTCTCCAAGAACAAAGTTGCTTGAGGTAGGAAGGAACAACTTCACCAGTCTCTTCCCACCTCACCTCTGCCTCTAGGCAAGACCTCACCTGGAATAGCTGAGATTTCTATTTTCTGTGTGTTCCTCCAAAGGATTATTCCAATTTTTGTCGTGGGTGTgtgcctctcctcttcctttaccAACCCAGCTACTATCTCATGGTTTATCTGCCCAGCGGGGTTCTGGAAGGCAAGATGACAAGATGACGAAAGGAGAGGGGCAAGGCTAGCACAGAACTGGGAGGAAGGGTGATTTAGACTGTGCTATGCGTAACAACTCTCAAGCCGTTAGGGATGACCCCTCAAAATCAAGAGGCTGATCTGTCAGCCTCCAAATCAACAGCAGAGGAATTCAAGCAGGAGAGTgttgggctgggggaggaaggtgtGTACCGATTAGCCAGCTGTGTGTGCAAACGTAGGGGCCCGCTTCAGCACCGACCAGGGATGCCTGGCTCCCCGGAGCAGGGCTTGTCCCTAGCCTTCTCTCCAAGAGATCTCGAAATATTTTTGGAGGGTAGGGGTACTGGAGGAGAAAGGTCTGGTCTGGAAGGAATCCTGGCCCGGGATATGACATATCCATCTTCACAGAAGTAAAGTAGGGACCCTGGACGCACCGCCGACCCTCAGGTTAGTCTGTCCCATGACCCGGAACAGCAGCTGGAGCCGCCTCTACGCCCTCTGCCCACGTGCCGGCAATAGCAGCCACGTGGGGCTCTGCGGAAACGCCTTCGAAAAGATTTGTCCCCTGCGCTGACCAGTAGAGAGGGAGGCCCGGGAAGAACGCAGGAGGAGGAAACGGTACCGGCAGGAGGCCTGGCTCGCTCGAGCCTGGGGCtgccgggggcggggcagggaggcgGGGCTTTCCCGGGCACCgccagggggcggggcctcggaTCCGAAGGGTGGGCTTTGGAGGGCCGTGAGGAGCTGCTTCCTGGTCGCCTGGATTCCTCGGCTTCCGCCTTAGCTCAAACCCTGGCCGGGCCGGCCCCGGGGTCGCCATGGAGTCCACGCTGGGCGCGGGCATCGCGATGGCCGAGGCGCTGCAGAACCAGCTGCCCTGGTTGGAGAACGTGTGGCTCTGGGTCACCTTTCTGGGCGACCCCAAGAGCCTCTTTCTGTTCTACTTCCCCGTGGCCTACTACGCCTCTCGCCGGGTGGGCATCGCGGTGCTCTGGATCAGCCTCATCACCGAGTGGCTCAACCTCGTCTTCAAGTGGTGAGACAGCGAAGCCCTCCGGCGGCctggtcccccacccccaaaggccCTGAGCCCTGTGCGGTCCTTGATCTCTCTCGTCAGCTGCCTCAAAGGCCtggcttcccccccaccccccgacagTGAACCCATGGCCTTAAGacctcccacccctaccccgtGGCCACTGACTTTTCCCCTATGAGCATCTTTGTGCATCTTGGACCTCAGAGTCCCCATCCTAATCATTAAACTAGTGTTTAACGGGCCTGATCAGAGAAATCACCTAAGGGGGcgtatttaaaatgcaaataccccATTCCACCTCAGACAGACTAATTTTGAAActccaggggaggggctgggaatctgtattttaacaggcATCTGTGGTGACTTAAGTAGCAGAAAGTCCTGCTTCTCAACTCACTCTTTGATTCATTCGTTTATTTGACATAATTTTTAAGAAGCATGCTTTGTCCAGGCTTCACACTAGTGGCTAAGGACAGAAAAGCCTTGCAGATTAAGGTGTGGTCCCCCAGACCATGGCCAGCAGCATAAGGAGCATTTGAAAACTTGCTAgagatgcagaatctcaggccccacgccagagctactgaatcagaatctgcattttaacaaggacCCCAGGCGATTTGTGTGCACAGTAAATTTCAAAAAGCACTGGGCTAAAGCATTGCCTTCCAGGGAacactttctcttctcccttttccccttcattCACTAGTAGGCTCTGCACACAGACTTAGAAGCCAGGAACCCCAGGCAAGTGGGTGGGGTCCTTGGGGTGTATCTCTTTGTGCCACCTGTTCTCTCCTGGGTGCAGAAGGGAGCGATACTTCCCGCTGGGCGTGCAGCTGcgcctcccctcacccctcaccacTGTCTCTGTTGCCAGATTGacagcctgggggagggaagggaggttcATAGGAGACACTTGAATGGATGGGCTGGAATGACttgctgaaaaacaaaataccttCCCTTCCACTCTTCTCAGCCAGGGCTTCATCCCTACTGTAAATGGAAAGCAATTGTCTGATCATTTCCTTCCTACTGAATTGCTCTTTGCTTTGTGCTCTCCTTCCTCAGAGTCTGTATAAGCCTTCCTCTCTAGTCCTGTTCCCCTAAGACCACCCCCTTGGGTAGGCACTCTTAATGCCCCCCACATGGCAGAGCCCCTGTTCATTTCCTAAGTGTGTGTTGAGCATCTGGTGTGTGATCCAGGCTCACTTTTTGGCGGGGAGAGGCAAGTCCCTTCcgcacctccctccccagcacttAGCTTCCTGCCAGCATCTCTTCTGCTCTCccaccttttctctttctggccacAGCAGTCTCTGCAGTGTGTTTCCCAGGGTCCAGTGAAGCACCTGGCTAAGCCAGTGGATTTTGAACTTTTTTGTCTTCCTTATTCTCTCTCAGCCTCCTTGTCCATCCCCCACTCCCATTTTCAAACACGAGAGGCTTACCTAAGTAACTCAGGCTGGAATTTGGGAAATGGAGAGAGGGGAAGCAGGAGGGTCAGtgagggcctggggagggagggcgaGGGGCAGGTCCTGGGCTCTCTATAGATGGCAAGAGCAGAGCTGGCCCTGCAGCGGGAGGGCTAAGAATGGGACTTCTGAGCATCTCagagcacacacatgcacacaccacaaTCTCTTGCCTccttatcactttttaaaaaatagcatgcGTTCTCCTGTTCCAAGGTAAAAAACCCTGGCAAGGCAATGGCACAGAATTGGACACCCTTTCTGACTCCAGCCTGTAAGCCCTCCCGAGTACCCCAAGTGTCCTTCTGCCTCACCCCCCGTTCCCCTGGCTGTGTGTGCGTGTAATGACATCTTGCATCTGTTCTCTTCCAGGTTTCTGTTTGGAGACAGGCCCTTTTGGTGGGTCCATGAGTCTGGGTACTACAGCCAGGCTCCAGCCCAGGTTCACCAGTTCCCCTCTTCTTGTGAAACTGGTCCAGGTGAGAAGCCTCAAACTTCCCTCTCCCAATGTGGTTAGGGTTCAGTGAGTGTTTGGTAGTACTTTTCAGCTGGGGCAACCTAGTCAGAGGCCCAGCCTCTCAGTTACTGGGCCAGAGAACAAAGAAACCCAGGGAAGACCATGTTGAATTATAGGAGAAGAGCACCCGTGCCAGTGTGCCAGCTGCCCACCTTGTACAGAGTAAAGCCAAGGGCCGAGGTCAAGGCAGAAGCCTGAGAGCAGTGGCCTCAGGCGGGGACGAAGAAGGCTTCAGGGCAGCAGGAGCTAAGGGTCAGTGCTGGAGGAAGGCTCTCCCCTCAGCCACGGGGAGGCAGCTGTGTTGAGCTATCACCAGGGGCACCTGGGTGCCACCCACGTCCTCTCACCACAGCTTCTGAATCCCCTGGCAGGCAGCCCTTCCGGACACTGTATGATCACAGGAGCAGCCCTTTGGCCCATCATGACGGCCATCTCTTCCCAAGTGGCCACTCGGACCCACAGGTACACCTTGGCATTGCCCACCAACGGGGGCAGGGGTGATGGTACCCTGGACCCAAAAGACCCAGCAGCAGGGCAGCCTGGGAGCTGGAGTTCTGCAGCCCCCGGGGCATCTGGTCAAACTGTGAGGTGCCTGGGTGCTGAGGGAAGCCCAGCTGTGCGTGGACACCTCCTGAACCATTTGCCTCTCTTCTTTTTAGCCGCTGGGTGAGGGTGATACCTAGCTTGGCTTATTGCACCTTCCTGCTGGCGGTCGGCTTGTCCCGGGTCTTCCTCTTAGCACATTTCCCTCACCAGGTGTTGGCTGGCCTAATAACTGGTGAGCAACTGGGGCAACAGCGTGGACCCAGAGGGTGCCGTTGGCAGTGGGAGGACCAGTGTGTGACCTTCCCATTGTACAGCCAACCCCAAGGCCCCCCCTTCTCCTGCCAAACTACCCTGCAGCTCGGGGTGGGGGTCATATCCCCAGACTCCTTGAAGCTGCTGTCACCCCACTTCCCTAGGTGCTGTCCTGGGCTGGCTGATGACCCCCCGGGTGCCCACGGAGCGGGAGCTAAGCTTCTACGGGTTGACCTCACTGGCCCTCTTGCTGGGTGCCAGCCTCATCTATTGGACCCTCTTTACACTGGGCCTGGATCTTTCTTGGTAAGTCCTGCTTTGAAGCTTGGGCAAGTTGGGGTCTGTCCTGCCTCACCTGTACCTGGCCTGGTGGGTCTCTGGTTCGTTGTAGCTAAAACGGGACACATTAGCTGTTCACAAACATCGAGTCTTCTGGGGTCACGGCAGAACATGGCGGTAAGCCCCAAAGGGGTGGAGAGCCATCAGCCCTCTAGGACCCAGGGGAATCTCCTGGCAAAGACTCTTTGCTCCCCACAGGTCCATCAACCTAGCCTCTAAGTGGTGTGAACGGCCTGAGTGGGTGCACTTGGACAGCCGGccctttgcctctctgagccgcGACTCAGGGGCCGCCCTGGGTCTGGGCATCGCCCTCCACTCCCCCTGCTATGCCCAGGTGCGGCGGGCATACCTGGGACACGGCCAGAAGCTAGCCTGCCTTGTGTTGGCCATGGGGCTGCTGGGCCCCCTGGACTGGCTGGGCTACCCGCCTCAGATCAGCCTTTTCTACATCTTCAATTTCCTCAAGCACACCCTCTGGCCATGCCTGGTCCTGGCCCTCGTGCCCTGGCTGGTGCACACATTCAGTGCCCAGGAAGCACCACCCATCCGCTCTTCCTGACTCTAGGTGCCTCCTACTGCCACTTTCCCTCTCACAAAGCCCACACTCCGTGACCTCCACACTCCGGGGAGGCAGCCCCGTCCCCTTCCAGCCCCCAGCAGGCCCTGCTCATGGTGAATTTTCTACTTCTCCCACCACCTGGTCTCAGCCCCAAAGAAGGgccttctctctcccaggaaggttggtcctcctcctgccttccctcccaaGTCCCCAAAGGGCAAAGGCAACAGCGAGACCAGTGGGTTCCTGTAACACTGTGAGGGGCTCAGAGCAGCCCCAATAAAGCCCTTCCACACCTCTGGACTCCTCTCTTGACTCTGTGCACATCTCCACTGGACTTGCCTGTGTGGCTGCAGGTGGAACCCTTGCCAGGCCACCTGTTCTGCACCCGCTTCAACCCTGTGCCCCCAGAGACTGAGAGTCCGAAGGAACAGGGAGACCTTCAgccctgggccccctccccaccatcaCCACGTAGGCCCCACAGAGGTTCCAGGAGATGCTGGGGCTACGTTCAGTGAAACCTTGTTCTTAACCCACAGGACAGAGAtcccactccctcccaccccagcctcgTTTCCTAAACTGGCTAGTCCAGGGGCTGGAGAAAAGAAGAGTAGTTTTTTTTGGCCAGGAGGGGGAATGAGACCCTCAACTCCATTTGAAAGCCCAGAGAACAGAGACATTGGCCCCAGAAGGCACTGCCAGAAACAAGTTTATTTACACAAGGACACACAGTGTAACAGGTTACAAAATACTTAACTGAAATCCACGTCCAAGGAGACAAAGCAAGGAGTGGGTTTACATGAGAACCAGACCGGccgtggggagagggagggtaaGCGGCCCGGAGCTGGGGCTCAGCATGGGGAGGCCTGGTACACTGGGCCcagccccatccccatcccccaggAGGATCTAGAACACACTAACAACACACAAGACACAAGCGCACAATGAACCAATGGTGGTGggactcctgcccctcccctggctcctgcccctcccctggctcCCTCAACCCTGCTCAGGCCCCCATTAggataataaatatgtaaacagaTTGGTGGAGCCCTGGGGACGGGAGGAAAGAAAGTATATGCGGagttggggagaaggagggaggaagactcAGCCCCCTAGGAGCTGCTTCCCATCTTTGGTTTCCCACAGGCTGGAGAGCATTCGCTAGAAGCCTTGTGGGCTCCTGGCCCTGGAGACAAGAAGGCTAGCAGGGCttctgggaaggagaaagggcagTGCCCAGCCCCATCCAGGTCTTAGGTCCCTTGGGCTGGTGGCCCACAAAGGAagcccaggaggaagggaagCTACAGCTGAGGGCAGACTCCTGGGTTCTGGCCCTGCCCCTTCTAGAACTCCCACTCACCATCCCCAGGCTTCAAAGCCAAAGGGCCCAGGAGAGAGGTGGGCCACTGACCCTTCTGCCTGCAGCATGCTGGATGGCTGGGGAAATCTGGTCCTGAACAGCAGGGGGGCTCTCACCAGCCTGGAGCCCCCCCTGCAGGGACCACCTTCTCCCCGCTCCCCAGACCGTGCCAGCAGAGGGACAGGGAGGCCGACAGAGTAAGATGGAGAGCAGGCCGGGTTCTGCGGCTCCTCTTGGCCCCTCAGAACCCAGGAGTGCAGCTCCAAACCTCCCCACACGTTTTCACCCTCTCCAGCCCGAGAAGGGGAAATAGGCCCTGAGGAGGGTAAGGCAAGACAGCCCTGCCCACAGACCTCAGGCCCACATCCTAGAGCACAAAGCTTCCCTTCGGTGCTGAGgccaggagaaaggaggaggagagaggggtctGTGTGGAGATGGTGAGGACACTGGGGGAAAAGAGTGAGAATCGCAGGGCGGGAGCCCACCTCCCCTCCACTCTACATCTTAAGACTGTAGAGGGACCCTCCGGATCCTCccctggggctggagaggggaagagggtgaAATTAAGGCATTTCCCCCTAAGTCAGCTGAAGCCAAGGCACCAAACTTACTGTGCCC
Protein-coding regions in this window:
- the G6PC3 gene encoding glucose-6-phosphatase 3 isoform X2 is translated as MESTLGAGIAMAEALQNQLPWLENVWLWVTFLGDPKSLFLFYFPVAYYASRRVGIAVLWISLITEWLNLVFKWFLFGDRPFWWVHESGYYSQAPAQVHQFPSSCETGPGSPSGHCMITGAALWPIMTAISSQVATRTHRCCPGLADDPPGAHGAGAKLLRVDLTGPLAGCQPHLLDPLYTGPGSFLVHQPSL
- the G6PC3 gene encoding glucose-6-phosphatase 3 isoform X1; protein product: MESTLGAGIAMAEALQNQLPWLENVWLWVTFLGDPKSLFLFYFPVAYYASRRVGIAVLWISLITEWLNLVFKWFLFGDRPFWWVHESGYYSQAPAQVHQFPSSCETGPGSPSGHCMITGAALWPIMTAISSQVATRTHSRWVRVIPSLAYCTFLLAVGLSRVFLLAHFPHQVLAGLITGAVLGWLMTPRVPTERELSFYGLTSLALLLGASLIYWTLFTLGLDLSWSINLASKWCERPEWVHLDSRPFASLSRDSGAALGLGIALHSPCYAQVRRAYLGHGQKLACLVLAMGLLGPLDWLGYPPQISLFYIFNFLKHTLWPCLVLALVPWLVHTFSAQEAPPIRSS